The following are encoded in a window of Struthio camelus isolate bStrCam1 chromosome Z, bStrCam1.hap1, whole genome shotgun sequence genomic DNA:
- the ARSK gene encoding arylsulfatase K isoform X1 yields the protein MRGEAAGCRGRPAGLALLLLPLLLPGAAGAAGRPRPRPSVVLVACDSFDGRLTFYPGNQTVALPFINFMKRYGTVFLNAYTNSPICCPSRAAMWSGLFTHLTESWNNFKGLDPDYVTWMDLMQKHGYHTQKYGKLDYTSGHHSVSNRVEAWTRDVDFLLRQEGRPMVNLSGNKTHVRVMEADWQNTDKAVNWIREEAINFTQPFALYLGLNLPHPYPSPSTGENFGSSTFLTSPYWLEKVTYEAIKIPKWSSLSEMHPVDYYSSYTKNCTGEFTKEEVRNIRAFYYAMCAETDAMLGEIISALRDTGLLKRTIIIFTADHGELAMEHRQFYKMSMYEGSSHVPLLVMGPGIKQQQQISNMVSLVDIYPTMLDIARIPVPQNLSGYSLTPLLFEMAENEVLSRRPRPPWILSEFHGCNVNSSTYMLRTDKWKYITYSDGHSVLPQLFDLSTDPDELKNVAMKFPVVAHSLDKILHSVVNYPKVSSSVQEYNKRQFISWKQSLGQNYSNVIANLRWHQDWLKEPKKYEDAIDKWLSQREN from the exons atgcgaggcgaggcggcgggctgccggggccggccggccggcctggcgctgctcctgctgccgctgctgctgccgggggcggcgggggctgcggggcggccgcggccgcggcccagCGTGGTGCTGGTGGCTTGTGACTCCTTT GATGGACGCTTGACATTTTATCCAGGAAATCAGACTGTGGCCTTGCCTTTTATAAATTTTATGAAGAGATATGGCACTGTCTTTCTCAATGCCTATACCAATTCTCCAATTTGTTGTCCGTCCCGGGCAG ctatgtgGAGTGGTCTTTTCACTCATTTAACTGAATCTTGGAATAACTTCAAAGGCCTAGATCCAGATTATGTAACGTGGATGGATCTCATGCAGAAGCATGGCTACCACACACAGAAGTATGGGAAATTGGACTATACTTCTGGACATCATTCAGTGAG TAACCGTGTGGAGGCCTGGACCAGGGACGTTGACTTCTTGCTCCGACAAGAAGGGAGACCCATGGTCAATCTTAGCGGTAATAAGACGCATGTGAGAGTGATGGAAGCAGATTGGCAGAACACTGATAAAGCAGTAAATTGGATAAGGGAGGAAGCCATTAACTTCACTCAACCGTTTGCTCTTTACTTGGGATTAAATTTACCGCATCCATATCCGTCACCCTCTACAGGAGAAAATTTTGGATCCTCTACATTTTTAACATCTCCCTATTGGCTTGAAAAG gTAACATATGAAGCTATTAAAATTCCCAAGTGGTCTTCTCTTTCAGAGATGCATCCAGTAGACTATTATTCATCTTATACTAAGAATTGCACAGGAGAGTTTACAAAGGAAGAAGTGAGAAATATTAGAGCATTTTATTATGCTATGTGTGCAGAGACAGATGCCATGCTTG gtgaGATTATTTCAGCTCTTAGAGATACTGGGCTTCTTAAAAGAACAATAATCATATTCACTGCAGATCATGGAGAACTTGCTATGGAACACCGGCAGTTCTATAAAATGAGCATGTATGAAGGAAGTTCCCATGTTCCTCTCTTAGTTATGGGGCCAGGcatcaaacagcagcagcaaatatcAAATATGGTATCGCTTGTGGATATTTATCCTACTATGCTTG ATATAGCAAGAATTCCTGTCCCGCAGAACCTCAGTGGATATTCTCTTACACCACTGTTATTTGAAATGGCAGAAAATGAAGTGTTGTCTAGGAGGCCTCGGCCCCCGTGGATATTGAGTGAGTTCCATGGCTGCAATGTGAATTCTTCCACTTACATGCTCCGAACTGACAAATGGAAGTATATCACATACTCAGATGGCCATTCAGTACTTCCACAACTTTTTG ACCTTTCTACTGATCCAGATGAGCTAAAAAATGTTGCCATGAAATTCCCAGTAGTTGCGCATTCCTTGGACAAAATACTTCATTCTGTAGTAAACTATCCAAAAGTTTCTTCTTCTGTTCAGGAGTATAACAAGAGACAATTTATCAGTTGGAAACAAAGTCTGGGTCAGAATTACTCAAATGTTATTGCCAACCTCAGGTGGCATCAAGACTGGTTAAAGGAACCGAAAAAATATGAGGATGCAATTGACAAGTGGCTCAGTCAAAGGgaaaactaa
- the ARSK gene encoding arylsulfatase K isoform X2, with protein MKRYGTVFLNAYTNSPICCPSRAAMWSGLFTHLTESWNNFKGLDPDYVTWMDLMQKHGYHTQKYGKLDYTSGHHSVSNRVEAWTRDVDFLLRQEGRPMVNLSGNKTHVRVMEADWQNTDKAVNWIREEAINFTQPFALYLGLNLPHPYPSPSTGENFGSSTFLTSPYWLEKVTYEAIKIPKWSSLSEMHPVDYYSSYTKNCTGEFTKEEVRNIRAFYYAMCAETDAMLGEIISALRDTGLLKRTIIIFTADHGELAMEHRQFYKMSMYEGSSHVPLLVMGPGIKQQQQISNMVSLVDIYPTMLDIARIPVPQNLSGYSLTPLLFEMAENEVLSRRPRPPWILSEFHGCNVNSSTYMLRTDKWKYITYSDGHSVLPQLFDLSTDPDELKNVAMKFPVVAHSLDKILHSVVNYPKVSSSVQEYNKRQFISWKQSLGQNYSNVIANLRWHQDWLKEPKKYEDAIDKWLSQREN; from the exons ATGAAGAGATATGGCACTGTCTTTCTCAATGCCTATACCAATTCTCCAATTTGTTGTCCGTCCCGGGCAG ctatgtgGAGTGGTCTTTTCACTCATTTAACTGAATCTTGGAATAACTTCAAAGGCCTAGATCCAGATTATGTAACGTGGATGGATCTCATGCAGAAGCATGGCTACCACACACAGAAGTATGGGAAATTGGACTATACTTCTGGACATCATTCAGTGAG TAACCGTGTGGAGGCCTGGACCAGGGACGTTGACTTCTTGCTCCGACAAGAAGGGAGACCCATGGTCAATCTTAGCGGTAATAAGACGCATGTGAGAGTGATGGAAGCAGATTGGCAGAACACTGATAAAGCAGTAAATTGGATAAGGGAGGAAGCCATTAACTTCACTCAACCGTTTGCTCTTTACTTGGGATTAAATTTACCGCATCCATATCCGTCACCCTCTACAGGAGAAAATTTTGGATCCTCTACATTTTTAACATCTCCCTATTGGCTTGAAAAG gTAACATATGAAGCTATTAAAATTCCCAAGTGGTCTTCTCTTTCAGAGATGCATCCAGTAGACTATTATTCATCTTATACTAAGAATTGCACAGGAGAGTTTACAAAGGAAGAAGTGAGAAATATTAGAGCATTTTATTATGCTATGTGTGCAGAGACAGATGCCATGCTTG gtgaGATTATTTCAGCTCTTAGAGATACTGGGCTTCTTAAAAGAACAATAATCATATTCACTGCAGATCATGGAGAACTTGCTATGGAACACCGGCAGTTCTATAAAATGAGCATGTATGAAGGAAGTTCCCATGTTCCTCTCTTAGTTATGGGGCCAGGcatcaaacagcagcagcaaatatcAAATATGGTATCGCTTGTGGATATTTATCCTACTATGCTTG ATATAGCAAGAATTCCTGTCCCGCAGAACCTCAGTGGATATTCTCTTACACCACTGTTATTTGAAATGGCAGAAAATGAAGTGTTGTCTAGGAGGCCTCGGCCCCCGTGGATATTGAGTGAGTTCCATGGCTGCAATGTGAATTCTTCCACTTACATGCTCCGAACTGACAAATGGAAGTATATCACATACTCAGATGGCCATTCAGTACTTCCACAACTTTTTG ACCTTTCTACTGATCCAGATGAGCTAAAAAATGTTGCCATGAAATTCCCAGTAGTTGCGCATTCCTTGGACAAAATACTTCATTCTGTAGTAAACTATCCAAAAGTTTCTTCTTCTGTTCAGGAGTATAACAAGAGACAATTTATCAGTTGGAAACAAAGTCTGGGTCAGAATTACTCAAATGTTATTGCCAACCTCAGGTGGCATCAAGACTGGTTAAAGGAACCGAAAAAATATGAGGATGCAATTGACAAGTGGCTCAGTCAAAGGgaaaactaa